One Brachyspira pilosicoli P43/6/78 genomic window carries:
- a CDS encoding ATP-binding protein — protein MLLKLNNFGKFKNKSFEISDFITLFYGANESGKTTIFDSLMYLFSENKKSLGFSKMIKNRYGDEIDVESVPAIDDSIKLHPDSYNNLYAIRQSEIIFNMSDNKKDSKEWESEIKKKLFSSDIDIGKMISEIRAEYSGRAQSSIPYQINLMENKKNSIKEELNILYDKINNESSKKEKIKELNDKLNFNANLMREKIKEHDEIFKIFDLKKKAQLKNYKLDLLSLINNFYKKNNFLSENKILQNDYSNEIKSITNNIDELKNKESYLNGKIESLKKNIEERKSIDYNSIKIRIENAIKKIDEVVNKNKKVPKFVFILVVAFISILLSVYFKNAFWLVIILPSLPFLFIKENTNTKIIKDILDTLPELNINNDVNDYNYLRDLLNKELAKIELIINSKDNEEIDKYLEELETVKKSCEEENSKLENLLNKLNAKNIEHYYSMKRDYDALYKETSELYNKLMQEAKKNSLKDINMLEADCNRIIKELETIGYDDFNEAEFRGLENQLKGLEKEIELIKENINKIEKEISYTSGELNNFDNIHNTIVNLESDLSKLDDEIININKRKKALQLLEDILSNINQKNDNVFESLSNEAKVLYNHITGKNLHDDGITMSGFDKNKIIVLDKQNEKRNIEFLSSATRDAVYIAMRLSILTKIHKQGRLILLDDPFITFDNNRILEALKFIVEYSKDYNIPIVIFTKDVFIRDVLKEFEAVNIHELS, from the coding sequence ATGCTTTTGAAACTAAATAATTTTGGAAAGTTTAAGAATAAAAGTTTTGAGATATCAGATTTTATTACTTTATTTTATGGGGCAAATGAATCTGGAAAGACCACTATATTTGATTCGCTTATGTATTTATTTTCTGAGAATAAAAAGAGTTTAGGTTTTTCAAAGATGATAAAAAATAGATATGGTGATGAGATTGATGTAGAGAGTGTGCCTGCAATTGATGATAGTATCAAACTTCACCCAGATTCTTATAATAATTTGTATGCCATAAGACAAAGCGAAATAATATTTAATATGTCTGATAATAAAAAAGATTCAAAAGAGTGGGAGAGTGAAATAAAGAAAAAGTTATTCTCTTCTGATATTGATATAGGAAAGATGATTTCAGAAATTAGAGCAGAATATAGCGGAAGAGCTCAGTCGTCTATACCGTATCAGATTAACTTAATGGAAAATAAAAAAAATAGTATAAAAGAAGAATTAAACATACTTTATGATAAAATAAATAATGAAAGCTCTAAAAAAGAAAAGATAAAAGAATTAAATGATAAGCTTAATTTTAATGCTAATCTTATGAGAGAAAAAATTAAAGAGCATGATGAAATATTTAAGATATTTGATTTAAAAAAGAAGGCACAATTAAAAAATTATAAACTTGATTTACTCTCTCTAATAAATAATTTTTATAAGAAAAATAATTTTTTAAGTGAAAATAAAATACTTCAAAATGATTATTCTAATGAAATAAAATCTATTACAAATAATATTGATGAATTAAAAAATAAAGAGTCTTACTTAAATGGAAAAATAGAGAGTCTTAAAAAAAATATAGAAGAGAGAAAATCTATTGATTATAACAGCATAAAGATAAGAATAGAAAATGCAATAAAAAAAATAGATGAGGTAGTAAACAAAAATAAAAAAGTTCCTAAATTTGTTTTTATATTAGTTGTTGCGTTTATATCTATTCTTCTTAGTGTTTATTTTAAGAATGCATTTTGGCTTGTTATAATACTTCCTTCTTTACCTTTCTTATTTATAAAAGAAAATACAAATACAAAAATTATAAAAGATATTTTGGATACTTTACCTGAATTAAATATAAATAATGATGTTAATGATTATAATTATTTGAGAGATTTATTAAATAAGGAATTGGCGAAAATAGAATTAATAATTAACAGTAAAGATAATGAAGAGATTGATAAATATTTAGAAGAGTTAGAGACAGTAAAAAAAAGCTGTGAAGAGGAAAACTCAAAATTAGAAAATCTATTAAATAAACTAAATGCAAAAAATATAGAGCATTATTATTCTATGAAAAGAGATTATGATGCTTTATATAAAGAGACAAGCGAGCTTTATAATAAACTTATGCAGGAAGCGAAAAAAAACTCTCTAAAAGATATTAATATGCTTGAGGCTGATTGTAATAGGATTATTAAAGAATTAGAAACTATAGGTTATGATGATTTTAATGAGGCTGAGTTTAGAGGATTAGAAAATCAACTAAAAGGCTTAGAAAAAGAGATTGAATTAATAAAAGAAAATATAAACAAAATAGAAAAAGAAATATCCTATACCAGCGGAGAGCTTAATAATTTTGATAATATACATAATACTATAGTTAATCTTGAAAGTGATTTATCTAAATTAGATGATGAGATTATAAACATAAATAAAAGAAAAAAAGCATTACAATTACTTGAAGATATTTTATCCAATATAAATCAGAAAAATGATAATGTGTTTGAATCATTATCTAATGAAGCTAAAGTTTTATATAATCATATTACAGGCAAAAATCTGCATGATGATGGTATAACAATGTCTGGTTTTGATAAAAATAAAATAATAGTTTTAGATAAGCAAAATGAAAAAAGAAATATAGAGTTTTTATCTTCTGCTACGAGAGATGCTGTTTATATAGCAATGCGTCTTTCAATACTTACTAAGATACACAAGCAAGGCAGATTAATTTTACTCGATGACCCTTTTATCACTTTTGATAATAATAGAATATTAGAAGCTCTTAAGTTTATAGTTGAGTATTCAAAGGATTATAATATACCTATAGTTATTTTTACGAAAGATGTTTTTATAAGAGATGTATTAAAAGAGTTTGAGGCAGTTAATATTCATGAGCTTTCTTAA
- a CDS encoding metallophosphoesterase family protein — translation MPKLLIASDLHLSVSEREYSFNVLREIIEISKDYDALFLLGDTFDTFEDLKELKEEFINIIEENKIYLLKGNHENLKSKGITLSQLNFPSNITVLEEISTFSIDDLDIIALPYNDKYSVNNEFLELVDSLKNEKRILLAHGIVEGTLWAIEENEASASIPIDIIKKSNADLAIVGHIHKQMDTRIENIEIVYPGSSRVWRRSKAEIGIRRCLALEIKNNKIKKEYINIESAGEYRVYECNSYDIETKIESLSVNWKKNDIISINIYGIIEDENELEKTKKSIINKYSKNVRDINLKNSQLYFLENAYNERIIKEFLDVVNSYEFDINNKDNLEILELAKRLGIEKIYNALQ, via the coding sequence ATGCCAAAATTATTAATAGCTTCAGATTTGCACTTAAGCGTTTCAGAGAGAGAATATTCTTTTAATGTGCTTAGAGAAATAATAGAAATATCAAAAGATTATGATGCTTTATTTTTGCTTGGAGATACTTTTGATACATTTGAAGATTTGAAAGAGCTTAAAGAAGAGTTTATAAATATAATAGAAGAAAATAAAATATATCTTCTTAAAGGCAATCATGAGAACTTAAAATCTAAAGGAATTACTTTAAGTCAATTGAATTTCCCTAGCAATATTACAGTGTTAGAAGAGATAAGTACTTTTAGTATAGATGATTTAGACATAATTGCATTGCCTTATAATGATAAATATTCTGTAAACAATGAGTTTTTAGAGTTGGTTGATAGTCTTAAAAATGAAAAGAGAATACTTTTAGCACATGGTATAGTAGAGGGTACTTTGTGGGCTATAGAAGAAAATGAGGCTTCTGCAAGTATACCTATTGATATAATAAAAAAGTCTAATGCTGATTTAGCTATAGTTGGGCATATTCATAAACAGATGGATACAAGAATAGAAAATATTGAAATAGTTTATCCGGGTTCTTCGAGAGTTTGGAGAAGAAGCAAGGCAGAAATTGGTATTAGAAGATGTTTAGCTTTAGAGATAAAAAATAATAAAATAAAAAAAGAGTATATTAATATAGAATCTGCTGGAGAGTATAGAGTTTATGAGTGCAATAGTTATGATATTGAAACAAAGATAGAGAGTTTATCTGTTAATTGGAAAAAAAATGATATTATAAGCATTAATATTTATGGCATTATAGAAGATGAAAATGAGCTTGAAAAAACTAAGAAGTCTATAATAAATAAATATTCAAAAAATGTAAGAGATATTAATTTGAAAAACAGTCAATTATATTTTTTAGAAAATGCCTACAATGAAAGGATAATTAAAGAGTTTTTAGATGTTGTAAATAGTTATGAGTTTGATATTAACAATAAAGATAATTTAGAAATATTAGAGCTTGCTAAACGATTAGGAATAGAGAAAATATATAATGCTTTACAATAA
- a CDS encoding 8-oxoguanine DNA glycosylase, whose translation MDKEYAKHLMGIYKDKILHERMKRRLEYFERVYKRENDKRLFAELAFCICTPQTKARSGAAAIIDLYNHNLLFKGSEESIANILIKHVRFHNMKARNIVLARKLYFPKEKFILRERIDDAIKNDSIVSLRNELAKEVKGYGLKEASHFLRNIGFGQKIAILDRHIMRVMSKLDILPESMTPKTSLTKNNYMSCESNLVEYSKKEKIPMEYLDFVFWYDATNDIFK comes from the coding sequence ATGGACAAAGAATATGCTAAACATCTAATGGGTATATACAAAGATAAAATACTTCATGAGAGAATGAAAAGAAGACTTGAATATTTTGAGAGAGTTTACAAGAGAGAAAACGATAAAAGGCTATTTGCAGAATTAGCCTTTTGTATATGTACTCCTCAAACCAAAGCAAGAAGCGGGGCTGCTGCTATAATAGACCTTTATAATCATAATTTACTTTTTAAGGGTTCTGAAGAGAGCATTGCTAATATATTAATAAAGCATGTACGTTTTCACAACATGAAAGCGAGAAATATAGTTCTTGCAAGAAAGCTATATTTTCCAAAAGAGAAATTTATATTGAGAGAGAGAATTGATGATGCCATAAAAAATGATTCTATTGTGAGTTTGAGAAATGAATTAGCAAAAGAAGTTAAAGGATATGGACTTAAAGAGGCTAGCCATTTTTTAAGGAATATTGGTTTCGGACAAAAAATTGCCATACTTGACAGGCATATAATGAGAGTAATGAGTAAATTGGATATACTTCCAGAATCTATGACTCCAAAAACAAGCTTAACTAAAAATAATTATATGAGCTGTGAATCAAATTTAGTAGAATACTCAAAAAAAGAAAAAATACCAATGGAATATTTAGATTTCGTATTTTGGTATGATGCCACTAACGATATATTTAAATAA
- a CDS encoding TrkH family potassium uptake protein, with protein MRKDILNDIFNNKKKSILQSLDEILRRLSNLIAIAGSIFAIFVLLMQVRQITVYNFYIYYYDKIINIITVCFIIILIDQIRIAPRKLYIIVPIIQIIGLLLLNFFSRKYYGIYANRVIWTIAGSILFFLIIVINWLRLSYSKFTLYQMIIASFIFIITLGALLLYLPLSTISGRLPFIDALFTATSAVCVTGLSVIDISKEFTFFGQIVVLILIQIGGLGIMSISAIVILFSINKGSVQDRIRTLEMFNTKNKDIIRSTVKAIFLATFLVELIGAILLFTVMDNNRIGERIFYSLFHSISAFCNAGFALYTDSLHRFSDSAIVSITVSLLIVLGGIGYPVFVSVYTAIISKIKGKRYVIDVQTIIILLTTAFLLLFGTLFIFFNEYSNALEGMPLKEKILTSIFQSVSTRTAGFETIAYNSMNSVTIGVVIFLMFIGASPSSTGGGVKTTTFFVFIASIITAITNRPFIIVKGRKIKDDAVNKSIAIFTLAIAISVFGALLIFYIDGHKAMMPVIFETVSAISTVGLSLGITAGLSVWSKIIVIALMFIGRVGYLTLFMSIGSVDSRYGLIDLPTAEVNIG; from the coding sequence ATGAGAAAAGATATTTTGAATGATATATTTAATAACAAAAAGAAGTCTATCCTTCAATCATTAGATGAAATTTTAAGAAGGCTTTCCAATTTAATTGCAATAGCAGGTTCTATATTTGCAATATTTGTTCTTTTAATGCAAGTAAGACAGATTACAGTTTATAATTTTTATATATATTATTATGATAAAATAATAAACATTATAACAGTTTGTTTTATTATCATTTTGATAGACCAAATAAGAATAGCACCGAGAAAGTTGTATATAATCGTTCCTATAATACAAATTATAGGGCTTTTACTTCTTAATTTCTTCAGCAGAAAATATTATGGTATATATGCTAATAGAGTTATATGGACTATAGCAGGCTCTATACTATTCTTTTTAATAATAGTAATAAACTGGCTTAGATTATCATATTCAAAGTTTACTCTCTATCAGATGATTATAGCGTCATTTATTTTTATAATTACATTAGGGGCTTTGCTATTATATTTGCCATTAAGTACAATCAGCGGAAGGCTACCTTTTATTGATGCTTTATTTACTGCTACTAGTGCTGTTTGTGTTACCGGCTTAAGTGTAATAGATATTTCTAAAGAGTTTACTTTTTTTGGTCAGATTGTTGTTTTAATATTGATACAGATTGGCGGGCTTGGAATAATGTCCATATCTGCAATAGTGATTTTATTTTCTATTAATAAAGGAAGTGTGCAAGACAGAATAAGAACGCTTGAAATGTTTAATACAAAAAATAAAGATATTATACGCTCTACTGTAAAGGCTATATTTTTGGCTACTTTTTTAGTTGAGTTAATTGGGGCGATATTGCTTTTTACTGTTATGGATAATAATAGAATAGGGGAGAGGATATTTTATTCTTTGTTTCACTCTATAAGTGCTTTTTGTAATGCTGGATTTGCTTTATATACCGACAGTCTCCACAGATTTTCTGATAGTGCAATTGTGAGTATTACTGTAAGTTTATTGATAGTGCTTGGAGGAATAGGATATCCTGTATTTGTAAGTGTATATACTGCTATTATTAGCAAGATTAAAGGCAAAAGATATGTTATTGATGTGCAAACAATAATTATTTTACTTACAACTGCTTTTCTTCTATTGTTTGGAACTTTATTTATATTTTTCAATGAGTATTCTAATGCTTTAGAGGGAATGCCATTAAAAGAAAAGATTTTAACTTCAATATTTCAAAGTGTAAGTACTAGAACGGCAGGTTTTGAGACTATTGCTTACAATTCTATGAATAGCGTTACGATAGGTGTTGTAATATTTCTTATGTTTATAGGTGCTTCTCCGAGCAGTACAGGTGGCGGTGTTAAAACTACAACTTTTTTTGTATTTATAGCTTCAATCATTACGGCTATTACTAACAGACCTTTTATTATTGTAAAGGGAAGAAAGATTAAAGATGATGCTGTTAATAAATCCATTGCTATATTTACTTTAGCTATTGCGATATCTGTATTTGGAGCATTGCTTATATTTTATATTGATGGGCATAAGGCTATGATGCCTGTAATATTTGAGACGGTTTCTGCTATATCTACAGTTGGGCTTTCGCTTGGTATTACTGCTGGGCTTTCTGTGTGGAGTAAAATTATAGTAATAGCATTAATGTTTATTGGACGTGTTGGATATTTAACATTATTTATGAGTATTGGTTCGGTTGACAGCAGATACGGTTTAATAGACTTGCCTACAGCAGAAGTTAATATTGGTTAA
- a CDS encoding thioredoxin family protein: MNKNIMMIISLIVIAFTISCNDSYAAIKWEKDLASAVKKAKDKDLPIMIDIYTDWCSWCKELDKNTYANKEVIDAAKKMVSVKLNPETSKEGADIAQKYGVQGFPTILFISHDGFVLENVGGYVEGEKFVPYMKNAQEKLKKIRIVLQSKEPSLEKLDLYMESGNEEESSKIFNALLEKKAISKEAMSKYILGFGLMRAQKNDYDTANSYFDRIIKEYPNSQEVYIAHYYKAVTMVLAGEKEEPKKYLEKLLDDPKIPEDMKVQYNTLLSYINEN, from the coding sequence ATGAATAAAAATATAATGATGATTATTTCACTTATTGTAATAGCTTTTACTATTTCTTGTAATGATTCTTATGCTGCTATAAAATGGGAAAAAGATTTAGCTTCTGCTGTAAAAAAAGCCAAAGATAAAGATTTACCTATAATGATAGATATATATACTGATTGGTGCAGTTGGTGTAAAGAATTAGATAAAAATACTTATGCTAACAAAGAAGTAATTGATGCTGCTAAAAAAATGGTATCTGTTAAACTTAATCCGGAAACATCAAAAGAAGGTGCTGATATAGCTCAAAAATATGGAGTTCAAGGTTTTCCTACTATACTTTTTATTAGTCATGATGGTTTTGTTTTAGAAAATGTAGGCGGATATGTTGAAGGTGAAAAGTTTGTACCATACATGAAAAATGCTCAAGAAAAGTTAAAAAAAATAAGAATTGTTCTTCAAAGTAAAGAGCCTAGTTTAGAAAAATTAGATTTATATATGGAATCTGGAAACGAAGAAGAATCTTCAAAAATATTTAATGCTTTATTAGAAAAAAAAGCTATATCAAAAGAAGCTATGTCTAAATATATATTAGGCTTTGGTTTGATGAGAGCACAAAAAAATGATTATGATACAGCTAATTCTTATTTTGACAGAATTATAAAAGAATATCCTAACTCTCAAGAAGTTTATATAGCACATTATTATAAAGCAGTAACAATGGTGTTGGCAGGAGAAAAAGAAGAGCCTAAAAAATATTTAGAAAAATTATTAGACGACCCTAAAATACCAGAAGATATGAAAGTACAATACAACACATTATTATCATATATAAACGAAAATTAA
- the thpR gene encoding RNA 2',3'-cyclic phosphodiesterase, with amino-acid sequence MRAFLALNIDENIKNKYHNLLLKKIDDNIAEVKFVNKNKMHITLVFFENIKESDIEKIKSSLEKTSNIIKPFNILFEKLSYFTNKFNDINVLFVKANCKELDEYVKHLRDNINIKYDKKDFKSHLTLARVKKVYDNDKLKEIINNISFEKSSFLANSITLYESDFVNYKEIFTVTF; translated from the coding sequence ATGAGAGCGTTCTTAGCATTAAATATTGATGAAAACATAAAAAATAAATACCATAATCTTTTACTAAAAAAGATAGATGATAATATAGCAGAAGTGAAATTTGTAAATAAAAATAAAATGCATATCACATTAGTTTTTTTTGAAAATATAAAAGAAAGCGATATAGAAAAAATAAAATCATCATTAGAAAAAACAAGCAATATAATAAAGCCTTTTAATATATTATTTGAAAAACTCTCATATTTCACAAATAAGTTTAATGATATAAATGTTTTGTTTGTAAAAGCAAATTGCAAAGAATTAGATGAATATGTAAAGCATTTAAGAGATAATATTAATATAAAATATGACAAAAAAGATTTTAAATCTCATCTCACATTGGCAAGAGTAAAAAAGGTTTATGATAATGATAAATTAAAAGAGATAATAAATAATATTAGTTTTGAAAAGAGCAGTTTTTTAGCGAACTCTATCACACTTTATGAAAGCGACTTTGTTAATTACAAAGAAATATTCACAGTAACGTTTTGA
- the pheS gene encoding phenylalanine--tRNA ligase subunit alpha, translating to MDNLDSIRELFEQNISNAKNQLEIDEIRINFLGRKGKITELLKNMSSIESIEEKKEFGKKINELKFYCENTLTEKKKLLADKEFLESLEKNKIDITMPGRRPKSASVNLLTKVEEEIVGILTEIGFRVVEGNEIEDDFHNFEALNIPSYHPARDSHDSFFVSKEHVLRTHTSGMQIRTMMETEPPIAVVSPGKCARRDAIDSKHSPIFHQIEGLLVDKNVSFNDLKGILELFCKKMFGDKTQIRLRPDFFPFVEPGADLSATCVICGGKGCKTCGGEGWLELMGAGMIHPNVFKHVGYDANKYTGFAFGMGIERVAMIKYGITDIRMFYDNDIDFLKQW from the coding sequence ATGGATAATTTAGATTCTATTCGAGAGCTTTTCGAGCAAAATATATCAAATGCAAAAAATCAATTAGAAATAGATGAGATAAGAATTAATTTTTTAGGTAGAAAAGGTAAAATTACAGAACTTCTAAAAAATATGTCTTCTATAGAGAGTATTGAAGAGAAAAAAGAATTCGGTAAAAAAATAAATGAACTTAAATTCTACTGTGAAAATACTTTAACAGAAAAGAAAAAATTATTAGCAGATAAAGAATTTTTAGAATCTTTAGAAAAAAATAAAATAGATATAACAATGCCTGGAAGAAGACCTAAATCTGCAAGCGTAAACCTACTTACTAAAGTGGAAGAAGAAATTGTAGGTATATTAACAGAAATAGGCTTTAGAGTGGTAGAAGGTAATGAAATAGAAGATGACTTTCACAATTTTGAGGCTTTAAATATACCATCTTATCACCCTGCAAGGGACAGTCATGATTCATTTTTTGTATCTAAAGAGCATGTATTAAGAACTCACACTTCCGGTATGCAAATAAGAACTATGATGGAAACTGAGCCTCCTATAGCGGTTGTTTCACCTGGTAAATGTGCTAGAAGAGATGCTATAGATTCAAAACACTCACCTATATTCCATCAAATAGAGGGACTTTTAGTTGATAAAAATGTAAGTTTTAATGATTTAAAAGGAATATTGGAATTATTCTGTAAAAAAATGTTTGGAGATAAGACTCAGATTAGATTAAGACCTGATTTCTTTCCTTTTGTAGAGCCTGGTGCTGATTTAAGTGCTACTTGTGTTATATGCGGCGGTAAAGGCTGTAAAACTTGCGGAGGCGAAGGTTGGCTTGAGCTTATGGGCGCTGGTATGATTCACCCTAATGTATTTAAGCATGTTGGTTATGATGCTAACAAATATACTGGTTTTGCTTTTGGAATGGGTATTGAAAGAGTTGCTATGATTAAATATGGCATTACAGATATTAGAATGTTTTATGATAATGATATAGATTTCTTAAAACAATGGTAA
- a CDS encoding flagellar biosynthetic protein FliO, producing MIKKILLFTILTISLLYSQDTNNITNDTTQSNYFNIQENTINNTNNEPAILQDIRNIENRANVSTTSMFIRAIIGFIVTLVGIYIVFVYLKNKSKKVSGSNEIIKVLATTAIASNRYVSIIEIANEMYLISVSDHNINLLSKIEDKEMKDQIKMMYVNSKENTVEDSFKNILDQTLTIFKQPKMKKEDALKTTSDIREKLKSLNENNNNKE from the coding sequence GTGATAAAAAAAATATTATTATTTACTATACTCACCATATCTCTTCTATATTCACAAGATACTAATAACATAACAAATGATACTACTCAATCAAATTATTTTAATATTCAAGAAAACACAATAAATAATACAAACAATGAACCTGCTATACTTCAAGATATTAGAAATATAGAAAATAGAGCAAATGTCAGCACTACTTCTATGTTTATAAGAGCTATTATTGGTTTTATAGTAACATTGGTTGGAATATATATTGTTTTTGTGTATTTGAAAAACAAAAGCAAAAAGGTATCTGGTTCTAATGAAATTATAAAAGTATTAGCAACTACTGCTATAGCATCAAACAGATATGTTTCCATAATAGAAATTGCAAATGAAATGTATTTAATATCAGTATCTGACCATAATATAAATTTGCTTTCAAAAATAGAAGATAAAGAAATGAAAGACCAAATAAAAATGATGTACGTTAATTCTAAAGAAAATACAGTGGAAGATAGTTTTAAAAATATATTAGACCAAACTCTAACAATTTTCAAACAGCCAAAAATGAAAAAAGAAGATGCTCTAAAAACAACATCAGATATAAGAGAAAAATTAAAATCTCTAAATGAAAATAATAATAATAAAGAATAA